A stretch of the Ptiloglossa arizonensis isolate GNS036 chromosome 1, iyPtiAriz1_principal, whole genome shotgun sequence genome encodes the following:
- the Nplp1 gene encoding neuropeptide-like precursor 1 yields the protein MGLTRSYFVSLLLYVSIVNEVHLPLVTCQNEESSQCIPKRVFLALLRLPEVNSNLAAYSRTARVIQDTKNQDEMTHLKALTEENDDDTEICIPSGVYVELFKDPITRGHLSVNGRMQKPSDLPGRFLDESEEIDTRELQSTSQKRSIAMLAKNDDLPINIHDRLDENQDDENKRTVVSSEQTEQLALTIPRDYLTPSEGSDLDVLTLDLPVGKRNVGTLARDFALPPGRRNLVSLVRDYDGQNRGNSINVRIPFTEKRNVASLARTFTLPQSGKRNIASIARDYGLSYGKRYVGSLARTDSLPLREQSKRNVASLAKNMAWPVSLKRGTIPRSVILRTLSRHNRSVLDQLAAENDLLNLQELANMEQSQRKSYEGNLFEEKKLINSQSNDGLSGKVDTDNKRPKRHIRFSDEYPLPVMQNTNVFDYDEMMEALTGQYLNAEKRFMGRIPQMGPRPTTPSTRRQGR from the exons GTGACATGCCAAAATGAAGAAAGCAGTCAATGTATACCTAAAAGAGTTTTCCTGGCCCTGTTACGCTTACCGGAAGTTAATTCGAATTTGGCCGCGTATTCGAGGACGGCAAGAGTGATCCAGGATACAAAGAATCAGGACGAGATGACGCACTTAAAGGCCTTAACGGAAGAAAATGACGACGATACAGAAATTTGCATACCTAGTGGAGTTTACGTAGAACTGTTTAAAGATCCAATTACGCGCGGGCACCTTAGCGTCAATGGAAGAATGCAGAAACCATCAGATCTACCAGGACGTTTCTTAGATGAAAGTGAAGAGATCGATACACGGGAATTGCAGTCTACATCTCAAAAAAGAAGCATTGCTATGTTGGCCAAGAACGACGATTTACCCATCAATATTCATGATCGTCTTGATGAAAATCAAGATGACGAAAATAAGAGGACCGTTGTTTCGAG CGAACAGACGGAACAGTTGGCCCTGACAATTCCTCGTGATTACTTAACACCTAGCGAGGGGTCAGATTTGGATGTGCTGACATTGGATTTACCAGTTGGGAAGCGAAATGTAGGCACCTTGGCTAGAGACTTTGCATTGCCACCGGGGAGACGAAATCTTGTATCGTTGGTGCGTGACTACGATGGTCAAAATAGAGGAAACAGCATTAACGTTCGCATACCTTTCACGGAGAAAAGGAACGTTGCTTCTCTAGCTAGAACCTTCACGTTGCCTCAAAGTGGCAAAAGGAATATAGCGTCCATTGCCAGAGATTACGGACTATCGTACGGTAAACGGTACGTCGGATCTTTGGCCAGAACAGATAGCCTTCCGTTGCGCGAACAAAGCAAAAGGAATGTTGCTTCTTTGGCCAAGAATATGGCCTGGCCTGTGTCCTTGAAGAGAGGAACTATCCCCAGAAGCGTGATCCTCAGAACCCTCTCTCGCCACAATAGATCGGTATTAGATCAGTTGGCCGCTGAGAATGATCTTTTAAACCTTCAAGAGCTCGCTAATATGGAACAAAGTCAAAGAAAAAGCTACGAAGGTAATTTATTTGAAGAGAAGAAGTTGATCAATTCTCAATCAAACGACGGGTTAAGCGGAAAAGTTGATACCGACAATAAGAGACCAAAGAGACACATTAGATTCTCCGATGAGTATCCGTTGCCGGTGATGCAGAATACTAATGTTTTTGACTACGACGAAATGATGGAGGCACTTACTGGTCAGTATTTGAATGCCGAAAAGAGGTTCATGG GGAGAATCCCGCAGATGGGCCCTCGTCCAACTACCCCCTCGACTCGTCGGCAAGGTCGTTAA